In the Cytophagia bacterium CHB2 genome, TGAATTGCCGGGTCAAGCTTACCGCGGGTTTGACAGCGGTCGAGACGACGAAGGGGAATTCGGCCGGCGTCGGATCAACAGCAAAACCGGCATCGCGCACTTGTGCGATAAATCTATGCGAGCCTTCCGGCAACAGGCCGAACGTCGAGGTCAAGCTGAATTCGATCTCGCCGTTCGTCAACCAATCCGACCAGGCGCCGGTATCATCGATCTTAAAGCGGTAAGAGAACTCCGGGCCGTTATCGGCATCTTCTGCAACGATGGTAAAGACGCCGCCTTTGCCGAACGTTGCGCCCGGAGCCGGGTTGCCTTCAATGCTTATTGAGGTGTTTGGCTCGGCGTTCGTGGCCGTAAACGACAATGAAGCCGGCGTCTGGTCTACTTCGCCTTGATTATCAACCGCGGCTACCGCGATGGTGTGAACTTCGTCTTGATTTGCAGCACTGAATGAAAATGTGGAATCCGTCTTCGTGGTGTTGACTTGAACGCCATCAACAGTCAACTGATAGCCGGTTATAATGCCGTCAGGATCGACGCCCTTCCAGGCGACGCGCACAAAATAGCTGTTGAGCGTGTTTTGTTTTGGCCCGGAAGTGATTTCAGTGTCGGGCGCTTGATTGGTCTTTAACGCGGAATCACCCGGTTCAACCAAGCCGCAGCCCGCCATTGCCAGCAACAGAACGCTGAGGACACTGACGTTGCGCAAGATAAATTTCAATCTGCAAGACATCATCAAAACCTCCCGCTGTATGCAAAATTTCGGAATTAGATCCACTACCGTTCACTTAACATTTTGTTCGTTGTCCCGGACCCTTGTGGGCCGCTGCTTTAGCAAATTAATTCAATCTTTCTGCAGTGCCCCACAAGGAGCAGGACTACTTCGTAACCGGTATTGGAATTAGATCAGAAGCTTGAAGCGTTGCTCGTTGCCGATTACTTATGGTGCATAAAAAATACAAGAAGGAACCAGACACGAGCAACTAGCATCAAAACTGAAACGACAATGAAAACCGGTGCGGCTGATTCATAAACGTACTGGTGTCAGTCAAGTCGCCTTGATCGGCATACGCATAATCGATTTTAAGATTCTTGTTGCCGCTCATGGGGACTTGGAATCCGACGCCGAGGGTGAAGGTATCGGTGTCGTGGCTGAAATTATAGCCGCCGCGTAAAGCGAGCTTTTGGCTCATCACCAATTCCAGGCCGCCGTTTACACGTTCTTTGTTGTCTGCCGGGTGTTCGAATTGTCCAACGATGTTGCCCTGCAGATTTTCACCCATTTGCAGGCCCAAAAAGCTTTCCAAATCGGCCATGACGCCGGCCTTGAACGTAATCGGCATGGGCGCGGACTCAAATTCGCGTTCAATGGGCTGACCGGTGGTGCCAGTCGAGGTGCGCAAATCCAAAAAGGAGCCGCCAAAGCCCGCATCCGGACCGAAATTTTGAATCACCATACCCAATCGCATCGAACGGAAATCGGTTTGATAGAGCAGGCCGGCGTCGAACGTTACGCCATTGGCAACAAAGTCGGCGAGATCTTCACGAACGTAACGCGCCGACAAACCGAAGCTGAAACGGTCGCTGATCTGGCGTGAGTAAGATAAACCCAGCATCAGATCGTAAGCGGTTACCAATTCACCCGTGCCCTCGGGATTTTCTGCCGTGCGCACGGCAAAATCTCCCATGCTCAACACACCGACATTTAATCCGAACGTGCCAATCGCGGCGGAAAAGGGCAACGCCAACGCGACGTTGTCGTAGCGAATGTCTGCGGGTAAGTTGATATGCGCGAACAACACCTCCTTGTTCCGGGCCCAGCCTAAACCTGCGGGGTTCCAATAGACGGCAGAGGCGTCCGCCGCACCGGCGACAAAAGCGCCTCCCATGCCAATGCCGCGCACGCCCACGGGCAGCTTGAGAAATTGAAATGCCGTGGTTCCAACACGCTCGATCGCGAACAAACCGACCGGCGCCATCAGAACGGCCAGCACAAAAAGCGTACTCACTCGTTTCATGTTCTATTTCTCCAAAATAATATTTCGATTCAGGTTGCTCGAGAAATCATTCACAAGCAACTTACTTGATCACGAGGAATTTGCCGATCTTTTCCTGGCCGTTGGCTTCGACGCGGAATAAATAGATGCCAGCGACCGCTTCCTGATTCAAGCGCGTACGCAGATTCCACACTGCCACGCCGGACTGCGCGCCGTTATGATCGATTTCCTGCACCAGATCTCCCGAGAGCGTGAAAATCTGAATCTTGGCCTGCGCCGGCAAATTGACGAATTGAATTATTTTGGGAAAGCTGACGTTGCCGGGTGAGCTGTAACGACCAAACCGCTCGAATTCTGAGCTGCCCACATAAGGATTGGGGACGACCCAAACATCGTCCAAGGAATTTTTTGCCAAAGAATTCGCCACCACAATTTGCTGGCG is a window encoding:
- a CDS encoding PorV/PorQ family protein; amino-acid sequence: MKRVSTLFVLAVLMAPVGLFAIERVGTTAFQFLKLPVGVRGIGMGGAFVAGAADASAVYWNPAGLGWARNKEVLFAHINLPADIRYDNVALALPFSAAIGTFGLNVGVLSMGDFAVRTAENPEGTGELVTAYDLMLGLSYSRQISDRFSFGLSARYVREDLADFVANGVTFDAGLLYQTDFRSMRLGMVIQNFGPDAGFGGSFLDLRTSTGTTGQPIEREFESAPMPITFKAGVMADLESFLGLQMGENLQGNIVGQFEHPADNKERVNGGLELVMSQKLALRGGYNFSHDTDTFTLGVGFQVPMSGNKNLKIDYAYADQGDLTDTSTFMNQPHRFSLSFQF